Genomic DNA from Gimesia aquarii:
GGAGTCGGGGAAACCATTGTCAGTTTGTTCTGGGGTCTTGCCTACCTGTTTGCATTTGTAATGAGTTTGATTCTGCTGGTTACCCTAGCGGGCTGGCCTTTGATGATGGCCACGATCAGTGTCGAAGACAGTGATGGTTTTGACGGGTTGAGCCGTATCTTCAGTTACCTGTTTGGCCGAATCTGGTATTTCCTCTGGCTCGTGATTGTCACCCTTTGCTATGGTGCTGTTTGCCTCTTCTTTGTGGAATTACTGCTCACATTTATCACCTATCTCTCTTACTGGGGAGTCACTTGGGGGCTAAGTGATGATACAACCAATCAATTATTCATGCCTAATCAGAATTCGCTCGCGAGAACCATTACTCTGGGATGGGGAAAGGTACTCAGTATTTTATTTTCCGGATTCATCATCAGTTTTTTCTGGTCGGCAAATACTGTTATCTATTTTCTTTTACGAAAGTGTGATGATGGGACTCCAATCGATCACATCTACAATGCAGATGCGGACGAAGAACAAGCAGCTGATCTCCCCTTAGCGGGCGTTGCTAAATCAGAAGAACCAGTGATTGAGCGACCTGTAAATCCAGAGCAATCAGAAGAAAAACCGGAAGACGAAGAAACGTCTTAGAAATAAGATATCAAGGCTAAACTAATAGATAAGATTAATCTCTCTCAGATCAGATCCGGAAAGACGTCAGCACTTTTCAATACCGTTTTACCAGCGAAATAATCCGGTACCCCAGGCAAGGCCTGCTCCAAAACCACTAAGTAGGACGGTATCGCCTCGGTTAATCAGACCGGCTTGAAATGCTTCATCAAGTACAATTGGAATCGATCCCGCAGAGGTATTTCCATACTTGCTCAAGTTGTTAAATACCTTTTCGCGAGGAATTCCCAATTGTTCACAAGCCGAATCAATAATTCGAATATTGGCCTGATGCATCAAAAACAAATCGACCTCATGCACACTCATACCAGTTTTGGTTAACATCAGGTCAATAGAGTCGGCGACAGTTCTGACAGCCCATTTAAAGACACTACGACCATCCATACTTAAAAAATGGCGACCATCTTTGATGTCTTCTACTGTAGCAGGATTACGTGTACCACCGGCAGGACGATCTAATAATGAGGAACCGCTGCCATCCGAACCAGTCTGATAGCAAGTTAAACCCTGATGTGGATCCCCTTTCGCCAGCAATACGGCGCCTGCCCCATCGCCAAATAGAGGAGCAACGCGGCGATCATCAGGATTAACAATACGACTATTACAATCTCCACCAATCACCAGAGCCAATTTACTGTTTCCTGTTGCCACGTATTGAGCGGCTGTGACGAGAGAATACATGAATCCTGCACAAGCGGCTTGTAAATCAATTGCGGGCGCATCAAGACCTAATCGATCCTGAACCAGACAAGAAACCGAAGGACATTGATAGTCGGGTGTAAATGTCCCGACAATCAGCAAATCAATGTCTTCAGGACTGACACGTGCAGCACGAATGGCTTTTTGTGCCGCTTCGTAACACAAGTCACTGGTCGCCATTTCTGGAGGGGCATGACGGCGTTCTAAGATACCAGTACGTTGCTCAATCCATTCCGGATCAAAACCATAACGCTCCTGCAGGTCTTGATTGGTAACGATATTATTGGGTACGTAAGATCCACTCGAAACAATTTGTACTCCCAATAATGAATTAGTTCGTTGACTAATCACTTGGCGACCACGCTTACTCTCTATTTTCTTTTTATCAGATGACAATTTCACCTGTTGATTCAGAAGCCCAGACGCATCCAAGACTGATTCAAGATCGGAGGAATTGACTTGATTTTTGGTTTTATACTTTAAAGAAATTTTGTGCATTATTCTGACATCCTTATTCAGCATTTACTGACCCCTGAATCAATTTCAGAGCCCAGCCTCCATTCAACACGAATCCTATCGTGATGTAGCACAACTCCAATAGAACAGGCCACTTTCACTAAGTAAACCTGTCATGAATACGATTTTGCACTGTTCACTAAGAACACTCAAGATTTTTTGTGAGAATAGAAATGATCGAGTCTCACTAATACATTGATGGTCATTATTATCTAATCATTCTCATAATGTTCGCAGAGTATAGCGTTTCATAAAATTGGAAACTAGCGAAATATAGAAAATTCCAGCTAACGAATAAGATAGGTAAAATACCACCGCCTTCAAAATGAACATAAACACACATATTTCAGGCAACTTCTTCATCCAATTTATCATTACAAATTCGATAATAGAGATATGTTTCGAATTCCTCTTCCAGATTATCTCCCCTTTTCACTTCGATGCTGATTCCATACCCACGGATTTCGAGTATTCGTGTTCTGATTGCCGCTCCTACTTCAGAATCACAAGATATGCTTAAATCCCCTGATAAAGGGGGAAACAGCCCGATATGCACTACACTCACTTTCTGATTCCTAGCGAACTGAACCAGGGTGCCCCCCTCAATCACTTCAGAACCATCGGGTTCCGTCATACGACTCATCCACTGTGAACGATTTTCCTGCTCTTCGTCAAACTCAATGACTTCATGAGTAGAATCAGTAGATAGTTCCGGCAATACCTTCAATAATGCTTCATTACTCTCATCGATCAATGCAGGTGTCTCGACGCTCGTTTCTTCCGTAACAAGCGTCTGCTTTGGGCTTGAGATGTGTCTTTCCTGGTCATGCTGCGAGAATTGTTGTCCTTCTTCATGTTGAAGCTCGGTTGGAAAATTCTCAGAAGCTGCCAACGCTGCCGCCTCGCGTTCAATCAGCTCGTGAACACCAGCAAATGCCAAAAAGTAAACAGTAATCAAGCCCCATCCACCAACAGATGTCAATTGTCCGTCTGGAAGCGCTGCGAACATTCCGCCTAAGACTGGTAGAATCAGTACCAGAGTTAGTGAATACTTCTGACTCTGTGAAAGATCCATCAACCGCTGAGAGCGTATCAAAAGTAGAGTGGCTAAAGAGAAACACGACAGCAGACCGCCTAATGTTACCAGAGGTAAAAAGCTCTGCTGAACTTGAAAAATGCCAGTAGCGCGCATTAACAGTAATACACTGGCAAGAATGAAACTAACACCAATCATAAAAAAAGGGAACAGCCATCTCAAACGAGATGACTTTCCCTGAATGGTTCTATTCTTAATTTGATTGATGCTGCGTTTTGTTTCTTCCATGTCGAGCATCCTCCATTCTGCTCGGCGAGAGTTGACTCAGAAATCAGCGGAACCTCAATCACGACATCGCGAATTGAGGCTCAGGCACTTCGTTTCCCAGGCCAGCAGCGTCTCTCAACTCAGCAGCTTTGTCTGTTGCTTCCCAAGTGAAATCGGGATCGTTTCGACCAAAGTGCCCGCCCCAGGTTGTTTTTCTGAAGATGGGACGACGCAACTGTAAATGATTAATAATCCCCTGTGGCGTTAACGGAAAGATATCTCTGACCAGTTGAGAAATCGTTTCTTCCGGAATCACCGAGGTTTCCTTTGTATCTACATAAATACTGGTCGGTTCAGCAACACCAATCGCATAGGAAAGCTGAACTTCACACTCAGAAGCCAGACCAGCGGCCACAATATTCTTCGCGATATAACGGGCCATATAAGCTGCAGAACGATCCACCTTGGTAGCATCCTTACCACTGAATGCGCCGCCACCATGACGTCCCCAACCACCATAAGTGTCGACAATGATTTTGCGGCCTGTCAGACCAGTATCTCCATGAGGCCCCCCAATCACAAATCGACCAGTAGGATTGATATGATATTTGGTCTTGTCACTCAAAAAATTTGCTGGAACAATTTCCTTGATCACATTTTCAATGACGAAGTCACGAATCTCTTCCTGACTGACATTTTCAGTATGCTGAGTTGAAACAACTACGGCCGAAACACCAACAGGCTTGCCATCTTCGTATTCAACAGTGACCTGGCTTTTACTGTCTGGCAACAACCAGTCGACTTCACCATTCTGACGGATTTCAGTCAGCTTATTCAAAATTCGGTGAGAAAGGGCAATCGGAACTGGCATGTATTCTTCAGTCTGGTTACAGGCATATCCAAACATGAGGCCTTGATCTCCTGCACCTTCTGCATCAACACCTTGCGCAATATCTGCACTTTGTTGATGAAGCTTTACCAGAACTTCACAAGTATCAGCATTAAAGCCGATATCTTTACTGGTATAGCCAATATCCCGAATCACATCACGTGCAATTTTCTCATAATCCACTTTTGCATTACTTGTGATTTCTCCTGAGAGCACAACAAAGTCAGTTGTGCACAAAGTCTCACAAGCGACGCGCGAATAAGGATCGCCAGCAAGCAGTGCATCCAATATCCCATCTGACACCTGGTCAGATACTTTATCAGGATGCCCCATACTGACCGATTCACTTGTGAACGAGAAGTTAGCCATGCGTCACTCCACCTTTTTTGCATTGATTAAAGAAAGATAGTCAAAAATATATCTCGCCCGATTTCGGGATCACTTTAGTATCCACTCATCCTTGAAAGATCATACCAAACACACTCTTGTGAACCTGACCTTTGCGAGTATTATTGTTCCCGATTGTAGAGCCCCTGAATGAACTCAACAAGAGTTTCTCCCCTCTAGCTTAACGTTTTGAACAAGGTTTCTCAAAAAATCAGCACTATTTTCATAGATGATCAGTAGAATATTTCCCTGCATTCTAAGCCGCACGTTCACAGCTAGTTACCTTAGTGTTCATGAGGAGAGGAAGAATCAAGTTCACAGTCCGACTTGTTGCACCACGTTGGTCTAAGACAAATTTTTGTGCCCGCTCTCCCTGACTTGCTGCCGTTTGAGGATCTTTCAACCAATCCAACAGAGTGACGAGCAATTCATCCTGGTCATGGACCACTTTAGCTGCCCGATGTTGGATCAATGCATCCACCACATCTTTGAAGTTCCAAGTATTGGGTCCGAACATCAGAGCAGTACCATAACCGGCGGGCTCAATCATGTTTTGCCCTCCCCGCTTCGTCAAACTTCCCCCAACGAAAGCCACATCCGCCACCCCCCAACAGGCTTTTAATTCTCCCAAT
This window encodes:
- a CDS encoding 3-oxoacyl-ACP synthase III family protein: MHKISLKYKTKNQVNSSDLESVLDASGLLNQQVKLSSDKKKIESKRGRQVISQRTNSLLGVQIVSSGSYVPNNIVTNQDLQERYGFDPEWIEQRTGILERRHAPPEMATSDLCYEAAQKAIRAARVSPEDIDLLIVGTFTPDYQCPSVSCLVQDRLGLDAPAIDLQAACAGFMYSLVTAAQYVATGNSKLALVIGGDCNSRIVNPDDRRVAPLFGDGAGAVLLAKGDPHQGLTCYQTGSDGSGSSLLDRPAGGTRNPATVEDIKDGRHFLSMDGRSVFKWAVRTVADSIDLMLTKTGMSVHEVDLFLMHQANIRIIDSACEQLGIPREKVFNNLSKYGNTSAGSIPIVLDEAFQAGLINRGDTVLLSGFGAGLAWGTGLFRW
- the metK gene encoding methionine adenosyltransferase, with protein sequence MANFSFTSESVSMGHPDKVSDQVSDGILDALLAGDPYSRVACETLCTTDFVVLSGEITSNAKVDYEKIARDVIRDIGYTSKDIGFNADTCEVLVKLHQQSADIAQGVDAEGAGDQGLMFGYACNQTEEYMPVPIALSHRILNKLTEIRQNGEVDWLLPDSKSQVTVEYEDGKPVGVSAVVVSTQHTENVSQEEIRDFVIENVIKEIVPANFLSDKTKYHINPTGRFVIGGPHGDTGLTGRKIIVDTYGGWGRHGGGAFSGKDATKVDRSAAYMARYIAKNIVAAGLASECEVQLSYAIGVAEPTSIYVDTKETSVIPEETISQLVRDIFPLTPQGIINHLQLRRPIFRKTTWGGHFGRNDPDFTWEATDKAAELRDAAGLGNEVPEPQFAMS